The nucleotide window TTCTTCGAGCAGTCCACACGCACTCGCAACTCGATGGAGGCCGGCATAACCCAGCTCGGAGGGCACGCTCACTACCTCGACACCAGCGGCATGCAGATAGCCCACGGCGAGGTCCCCAAGGACACGGCGGTGATCCTGTCCAGGATGGGTCACGCCATCGCCTGCCGCAACTGCTTCTGGAAGGAGGGCAACGAATACCTGCGCGAGATGGCCAAGTGGTCGCCCGTGCCGATCATCAGCATGCAGGACGACATCTACCACCCTCTGCAGGGAATAGCCGACCTGATGACCATACAGGAGAAGAGGGGGCGCAACAGCAAGGGGCTCAAGGTCTCCGTGATCTGGGCCTATGCAACCACGCACAAGAAGCCGATCTCAGTGCCGCTGTCCCAGGCGTTGCTTTTCCCGCGCTACGGCATGGACGTGACCCTCGCCTACCCGAAGGGCTACGAGATGCCCGACTGGGTCATAGAGCAGGCCAAGAAGAACGCTCTCGAGAACGGCGGCTCCTTCCGCATCACAAACGACCAGGAGGAGGCCTACCGCGACGCGGACGTTGTCATCCCGAAGAACTGGGGCAACTGGGTGACAAACGAGAGCAAGGATGTCATAGACAGCACTCTCGAGGCCAACAGGCACTGGAAGTGCACCGAGCAGCGCATGGCCCTGACGGATCCGAAGTCGATCTACATGCACGCCCTGCCCGCGGACAGGGTGAACGAGGTGGAGGACTCCGTCATCGACGGGCCTCACTCGGCGATCTACGACGAGGCGGAGAACAGGCTGCACACTGCCAAGGCCGTCATGGCCCTGACGATGGGCGGCAGGTAGGAAGTTTTCGATGCCGCGCCCTCCCTTCGCGGGCGCGGCCCGCCCGTGCTATACTCGAGAGGCGGCGTTCGAGGCGTGTCCGCCTCGTCGGT belongs to Synergistaceae bacterium and includes:
- a CDS encoding ornithine carbamoyltransferase; its protein translation is MQTLFRGKHFITLQEWTKEEIDTLLDVSYDLKKDFAMDRPTNYLPNKTVFLMFFEQSTRTRNSMEAGITQLGGHAHYLDTSGMQIAHGEVPKDTAVILSRMGHAIACRNCFWKEGNEYLREMAKWSPVPIISMQDDIYHPLQGIADLMTIQEKRGRNSKGLKVSVIWAYATTHKKPISVPLSQALLFPRYGMDVTLAYPKGYEMPDWVIEQAKKNALENGGSFRITNDQEEAYRDADVVIPKNWGNWVTNESKDVIDSTLEANRHWKCTEQRMALTDPKSIYMHALPADRVNEVEDSVIDGPHSAIYDEAENRLHTAKAVMALTMGGR